TCTCGTAATATGGGATATTCTGATGTTACTCGTTTAATTTGGAATATGGAGACAGCACTAATCAACGAAATGAAAGAATATTTTGAGCCTAAAAAACTTGATGATGTAGATGTCTACATTAAAATTGATGATTTAGGTCAATCTGAAATTATCTATGAAAAAGCTGGAAAAGAATTAAAATCTCTGCCAACTAAATTAAAGAAAGATAAGTATATTGAAGCTATAAAGGAAGTTCATAAGAATTTAAAAGAGCAATATCGTCGTTCAAGAAAAATGCTTGAAGAAGCTATGGAAGATGGAACAGAATTCTACGGCTATGAAATAGAAAATCTTATGACTAATCCTGTCATTGCACCTATTTTAAAATCTCTTGTTTTCAAAATGGGAAATGATTTAGGTTACTATGTAGATAAAAAATTAAAGTCTGTTAAGAAAAAATCTGTTGCAGTTAAAGATGATAGTTTACTTAAAATTGCACATTGCTTTGACTTATTTGAAAGTGGAGATTGGTCTGCTTATCAAAAAGATATCTTTGATAAGGAGTTAAAACAACCTTTCAAACAAGTTTTCAGAGAACTATATGTTAAAACTGTTGATGAAAAAGGTAGAGATAAATCACTTCGTTATGCAGGACATCAAGTTCAACCTTCTAAGACAGTTGCTCTTTTAAAAACTAGAAGATGGATAATTGATGGGCAAGAGGGATTAGAAAAAGTTTATTATAAGGAAAATATAATTGCTAAAATCTTTGCACTTGCTGATTGGTTTTCTCCTGCTGATATAGAAGCACCTACTTTGGAAGAGGTACAATTCTTTGATAGAAAGACATTTAAACCTATTTTAATAGATGAAGTACCAGATTTAATATTCACAGAAGTTATGAGAGATATTGATTTGGTTGTAAGTGTTGCACATATTGGAGATGTTGACCCTGAAACAAGCCATTCAACTATTGAAATGAGAAAAGCTATTGTTGAATTTAATTGTAAGCTATTTAAGTTAAAAAATGTTACATTTACTGAAAATCACGCTTTGATTAAGGGAGAAAGAGCAGAATATTCTATACACTTAGGAAGTGGACTTGTTCATCAAAAAGCTGGAAGTGCTATAAATGTATTGCCAGTTCATTCTCAACATAGAGGTAGAGTGTTCTTACCATTTATAGATGATGACCCTAAAACAGCTGAAATTATGGCTAAGGTATTATTATTTGCACAAGATGATAAGATAAAAGATGTATTTATTTTAGAACAAATAAAATAAAAATAAAAAAGCAGAGAATACCTGCCAGAGTAATCTCCACATAAAATCTTTACTAATTAAAATTAGTAAGTATTTTTAGATAGCAATATAAATATGACTATCAGCATTAGAATGAATAAATATTTTTTCAACTCTTTCACCTCCCTTCAAAAGAGATGTCAGAAGAAAAATAAAATGACATTTATAATTATAACATTGTAATAAAAAAAATTCTATGGTATAATCTCCTTAAGTAGAATGAGTAAATATGAGAATGGCAAAATAAAATAGCACCTATGCCAGTAGGTGCTATTTTTTTATATGATTATTTTCTAATTTTATTAATAATCCAAAGTAAGATACAAGCTCCTACCACTGATACAAAAATACTGTGAAGATTTAAACCTGTAATTGTTTGAGCTCCAAGAAAATTAAAAACAAATCCTCCAATAAAAGCTCCTATTATACCTATTATTATATTATCTATTAGTCCTGTTGATGAATTCATTAGTCTATTAGCTATCCAGCCAGATAAAGCTCCAAGTACTAACCAAGCAATAACTCCCATATTAAACCTCCTTCTTTCATAACTTACTAAGTATTTTATGATATTATAATTTTATACATTATATATTAATTGTTGAAATTATGCAAATAATCTATTTGCAGCAATTCTTCTTTTGTCATAAAAATCCCTCCTAAAATGGGGCTGTTGCAAATTAACTTATTGAAATGTAAGTAAAAAATAAGTGAAATTACATTCTAAATTTTAGATGAAAAATTAAAGCAAGTGAGCCGAGCAAATCTCGCTGTGTTTGAGTGAAACGATCTTAGAAGCTATTAATGAACTTGTTCATTTAGAGTTTCTTACAGATAGCGAATTTGCAGCGAACGTTAATTTTTCATCGTTAAGAAATTTAGCTAGTAATAAACTATTTTTTACTTCATTTATAAGTTTGCAACAGCCCCTATTTATAACATTTTCTTTTAGTCTTTACAATATGGTATAATTTAATAAAAATAAACTTAGGAGGAATTTTATGAAAAAAATTTTTTTATTGTTATTATCTGTATTTTTTATCTCTAATAGTCTTTTTGCTACTACTGGTGATAAGTATATTTTCTATTTAGATAATCCAACTAATAAAAATATAGAGATGACTTTAGATGGTAAGATGTATAAGTTAAAACCAAAGACTTATGAAGTTTTAAACTTAAAAATGGGGAAACATATAGCAGAACTATCAGATGGAACAAAGGTATATTTTAAGATTTTTGCTAACTCTAAGGGAGGTATTATCAATCCAACTGGAGCAACTTATACTATAAATTATTTTCGTTACCAAAGTCCAAGAATAAGTGTTGACTGGAGAGACCCAGAAGATACTGTTCTTCCTACATTTAATGATTTCATAATAGACAAAAATTATATAGCTTGGGAATATGATATTTTTGAAGAAGTTACTAAGGAAAGTATGCCAAAGAAACTTCCACCTAATGAGGATATTCATGTTTTCACTAAAATATATAGTCCTTCTGAGGTCAAAGAGCCTGATTATACTAAAGGAAAAGCAATAGAAGTTTACAGCTTTAAAAAGTCTGATATTGATATGGAAAACCCAAAAGCTAATTTACCTAAAATAGACAGTAACTACAACATTCCAAATAATGATGATAAAGCTTTTCAAAATTATATAAAACAAATTATAGATTTAGATAAGGCTTACATGAATACAAATGATGCTAAGAAACAAAAGAAAATATTGCAAGAATATGATAAAATAGCTAAAATAATATGGTCAGATTATTCAAAATATAATATTGTTCAAGGTTCTTATGACAATGTAGATCTAAAAGCTTTAAATTTAAAGAGTTTAGACAGAGGAGTTATTATAACTGAAATAGAGGAATAAAAAATTATTTTGCCTATAAACAATAAAAATGTTACAATGTAATATAATGTTTAAAGAGGTGATTTTTATGTCAACGATAACAATAAGACTTTCAGAAGAACAAAAAAAAGCAATAAAAGGTTTTTCAATTTTAAAAAATAAATCAATATCAAGTGTCGTCCTAGAAGCTATTTTAAATAAAATAGAAGATGAAGAAGATTATGAATTAGCCTTGATGGCAGAAAAAGATAGTACAAGAGATTTTAAAGAATTACTAAAAGAATGTGATATTGACTATGACAGCTTATAAATTTGTAACTACAACAACTTTTGATAAAGAATTTAAAAAATTAGATAAAAGTATCCAAAAAATTATAGCTAAATATATTAAAATTAACTTAATTAATTCTACAAATCCTTTTTTAAAAGGTAAAGCTTTGACTGCTAACTTAAAGGGAATATGGAGATATAGGATAATGAATTATAGATTATTAGTTGAAATTAAAGAAGATAAATTTATAATAAAGGCTTTATCCATTGGACATAGAAGAGAAATTTATAATTTAAAATAAAAATATAAGATTTTAAGAGTAATTAAAAACATTAAACAAAGTGAAAAAAGTGCTCTAATTGTTTTAAAGGAATTTAATGAAGAAATTTTTAAAGAAATAAGTAAAGATATAGAACCAGCCATTTTCTCTGAATTTTTTGAGGACAAAGAGCTGATAAAATTTTAGAAGACTTTTTTACTACCACAATGACTGATACAGAAAGATGGGACTATATAGGAAATTATTTTTTAGGAAAAATTTAATATAAATCACAAAAGAGCTGTTGCAAATCAACGATAAAAATCATAAATTTGTAACAGCTCTATTTTTTATTTTACTTATTTCAATGTAATTTCAGGATTATTAATATCTAAAATATATTTTTCAATATCTGCATTCAAATATTTTTTAGCATTATCAGAAATATAATCCAAAGCTAAATTTAATTCTTCTAAACGATTATCCAAAAGTTCCATAATTAAAAAAGAATTTTTAGTTTCGTCTTTAATCATAGTTCTAGCACCATCACGCCAGTTAAAACAACGACAAATAGCACCTTCATCATCAATATAACATAATTCATTTGGTAAAGTGTTATCTTCTTCATCTGAACCAAGAGGAATAAATTTATCTCCTCCCTGAGTTATTGTAAGTTTTAAATCCCCTACAAAACTATCTAAGTCTTCTGCACCACAAGGAAGTCCGTACTTTAAAGAGGCTGAATTATAAATATCTACAAACTTATTTATTGAAGAAACAGGGTTTCCAGAATTAACTCTTTTTAAAAGTGCTTCAATAGAAGATCTTACACCCTTTTTAGTCTTAAATTTCTTATATGCCTCTCTCCATACTGCAATAACTGGATTTTCACTTAAAATTTCCTTTGTTAAATATTTTTTAGCCTCATTATTAGCTTCTTTTAATATTGATTTTATTTCATCAGTGCTTTCTCCATTTTGTATATTCTTTAATAACAATACTCCTAATTTACTATCTGGAAATAAATTCCAATAAGATTTGTCTACAATAAATTTCATAAAGCCTCCTAAACTATTTAAAAAAATCCAGTATTGTACCCTCAAAGAACTAACAATACAAAACTAGCATAAGCTCTCATCTAGTGTAAATTATTATTTTTTTAATTATAACATATTATAAATGTTCTTTACAACTTAAACTTATAACTTCTATCATAAACACTGCAACACCATTGAGCATAGGTTCTGGAAAGTCCCAATCTTTTTTCCCTGTACTCTGAAA
This Fusobacterium animalis 7_1 DNA region includes the following protein-coding sequences:
- a CDS encoding GlsB/YeaQ/YmgE family stress response membrane protein is translated as MGVIAWLVLGALSGWIANRLMNSSTGLIDNIIIGIIGAFIGGFVFNFLGAQTITGLNLHSIFVSVVGACILLWIINKIRK
- a CDS encoding DUF6290 family protein, whose protein sequence is MSTITIRLSEEQKKAIKGFSILKNKSISSVVLEAILNKIEDEEDYELALMAEKDSTRDFKELLKECDIDYDSL
- a CDS encoding type II toxin-antitoxin system RelE family toxin, with amino-acid sequence MTAYKFVTTTTFDKEFKKLDKSIQKIIAKYIKINLINSTNPFLKGKALTANLKGIWRYRIMNYRLLVEIKEDKFIIKALSIGHRREIYNLK
- a CDS encoding B3/B4 domain-containing protein, whose protein sequence is MKFIVDKSYWNLFPDSKLGVLLLKNIQNGESTDEIKSILKEANNEAKKYLTKEILSENPVIAVWREAYKKFKTKKGVRSSIEALLKRVNSGNPVSSINKFVDIYNSASLKYGLPCGAEDLDSFVGDLKLTITQGGDKFIPLGSDEEDNTLPNELCYIDDEGAICRCFNWRDGARTMIKDETKNSFLIMELLDNRLEELNLALDYISDNAKKYLNADIEKYILDINNPEITLK